A genomic segment from Aegilops tauschii subsp. strangulata cultivar AL8/78 chromosome 1, Aet v6.0, whole genome shotgun sequence encodes:
- the LOC141028112 gene encoding uncharacterized protein, with protein sequence MALVKDYAARADGNTEIFVKYTNKASCVEYCIGRFKYWLQNDDQKIVALDVEFTWPRGPTQMAAVVQLCVGIYVLVYHISVADEHCGLLAAFLLDEEYTFVGVDINNYEKKLKHVGLVVRNFVDIQNMWRVPDPVTIKPKYGLADYAGSIIHHSYNKMKDAITEDDHHIWAEAPLPLKNIYYASRDVYATYDVYRRLVNFQKGFESQCQHLAKPSRRSKKSESKNEST encoded by the coding sequence ATGGCGCTCGTGAAAGATTATGCTGCTAGGGCAGATGGGAATACTGAAATTTTTGTGAAGTACACGAACAAGGCTAGCTGTGTTGAGTACTGCATTGGCAGATTCAAATACTGGCTGCAGAACGACGACCAGAAGATAGTTGCACTAGATGTGGAGTTCACCTGGCCTCGTGGTCCGACACAGATGGCTGCCGTGGTCCAGTTATGCGTTGGCATCTACGTCCTCGTGTACCACATAAGCGTTGCTGATGAGCACTGTGGCCTGCTTGCCGCCTTCCTGCTCGACGAGGAGTACACCTTTGTTGGGGTGGACATCAACAATTACGAGAAAAAACTCAAGCATGTTGGTCTGGTGGTACGAAACTTTGTGGATATCCAGAATATGTGGAGAGTGCCTGATCCAGTGACGATTAAGCCAAAGTATGGCTTGGCTGACTACGCTGGTTCCATCATCCACCACAGCTACAACAAGATGAAGGATGCTATCACAGAAGATGACCACCATATATGGGCAGAAGCGCCCTTGCCCTTGAAGAACATCTATTATGCTTCCAGGGACGTGTATGCCACCTATGATGTATACAGGCGCTTGGTGAACTTCCAGAAGGGGTTCGAGAGTCAGTGCCAGCATCTCGCCAAACCATCTAGGCGGTCAAAGAAGTCCGAAAGCAAGAATGAATCAACCTAA